In Nitrospiria bacterium, a single window of DNA contains:
- the der gene encoding ribosome biogenesis GTPase Der: MKKVAIVGRPNVGKSTLFNRLLGKRIAIVQDEPGVTRDRNIQGCSYDGKKFFLLDTGGVISEKKRGMEQAVMHQVKLAIGEADLLIFLMDGKEGLTPLDQEIHRMLCKSGKTLFYGVNKVDVKNSEKNFSDFYRLGKVTFFPLSSEHGRGIGDLMEALFPYLGDNEKIDFNPNIRVAVLGRPNTGKSTLINTLLDEERLVTSEVPGTTRDSIDTQVIHQTETFLFIDTAGIRKRSKVKGDVEYYSVQRALQSLKRCDVALLLLDAVEGITDQDTKIATAIQTEGKGCLLVLNKIDLISDFGKFKKEKADWIQKHFPFLTFAPVLFISGKKKVGIQSLFQNIQGVMQEYEKRVGTADLNRVFEKLVSEYPHPLYKGREVKFYFMTQVGIKPPSFVVFIKRKVGVKVSYVRYLENGIRKAFSFKGVPLRIFLRERT, from the coding sequence ATGAAGAAAGTTGCAATTGTCGGCCGTCCCAATGTTGGAAAATCAACTCTTTTTAACCGGTTATTAGGAAAAAGAATCGCAATTGTCCAAGATGAGCCCGGGGTTACCCGAGATCGGAATATCCAGGGTTGTTCCTATGATGGAAAGAAGTTTTTCCTTTTGGATACCGGAGGAGTAATTTCGGAGAAAAAACGGGGAATGGAACAAGCGGTTATGCACCAGGTGAAGCTGGCTATAGGGGAGGCCGATCTTTTAATTTTTTTAATGGATGGGAAAGAGGGTTTAACCCCTTTGGATCAAGAAATCCACCGAATGCTCTGCAAAAGCGGAAAGACACTTTTTTATGGGGTGAATAAAGTAGATGTAAAAAATAGTGAGAAAAATTTTTCAGATTTCTACCGGTTGGGTAAGGTCACCTTTTTCCCTCTTTCTTCTGAGCATGGACGTGGGATTGGTGATTTGATGGAAGCCCTTTTTCCTTACTTAGGGGACAATGAAAAAATCGATTTTAATCCCAATATAAGAGTAGCGGTATTGGGCCGACCCAATACCGGAAAATCAACCCTTATTAACACGTTGTTGGATGAAGAACGGTTGGTGACCAGTGAGGTTCCCGGGACTACTCGGGATTCCATTGATACACAGGTGATCCACCAAACGGAAACGTTTCTTTTTATTGATACGGCTGGAATTCGAAAGCGGTCCAAGGTGAAAGGAGATGTTGAATATTATAGTGTTCAGCGGGCCCTTCAGAGTTTGAAACGATGTGACGTTGCTCTTCTCCTATTGGATGCGGTGGAGGGAATCACTGACCAGGATACCAAAATTGCAACCGCCATTCAAACCGAAGGGAAAGGGTGTCTTCTTGTTTTAAACAAAATCGATCTTATTTCGGATTTTGGGAAATTTAAAAAGGAGAAAGCGGATTGGATCCAAAAGCACTTTCCTTTTTTAACTTTTGCCCCGGTTTTATTTATTTCAGGAAAAAAAAAGGTAGGCATACAATCCCTCTTTCAGAACATTCAGGGGGTGATGCAAGAATACGAAAAGCGGGTTGGGACCGCAGATTTAAACCGGGTGTTTGAAAAATTAGTTTCCGAGTACCCTCATCCTCTTTACAAGGGCAGGGAGGTAAAGTTTTATTTTATGACTCAAGTGGGGATAAAGCCTCCCTCCTTTGTCGTTTTTATAAAACGAAAGGTGGGAGTCAAGGTTTCCTATGTGCGTTATTTGGAAAATGGTATCCGAAAGGCTTTCTCCTTTAAAGGTGTTCCCTTAAGGATTTTTTTACGAGAACGGACTTAA
- a CDS encoding helix-turn-helix domain-containing protein yields the protein MIPDIMTARQVGAYLQVDERTIYKLARKGGVPSMKISGQWRFKKDLIDAWIEEGCLKNGPLPGKSGKEGHSLRSSVSLVRKR from the coding sequence ATGATTCCAGATATTATGACGGCCCGCCAGGTGGGGGCCTATTTACAAGTAGATGAAAGGACGATTTATAAGCTGGCACGGAAGGGAGGTGTTCCATCGATGAAAATTTCCGGGCAATGGCGTTTTAAAAAGGATTTGATCGATGCTTGGATAGAGGAAGGGTGCCTAAAAAATGGGCCACTTCCTGGAAAATCAGGAAAAGAAGGGCATTCCTTAAGATCTTCGGTTTCTTTGGTTCGAAAGAGGTAG
- the recJ gene encoding single-stranded-DNA-specific exonuclease RecJ, with protein MMRLGKSWKKREGSKDLQWILSDTLKVSPIIARILINRGITSPEEAQDFINSGPSSLHPPFLLPDLSKALDRILMALQKGEKVVIYGDYDVDGVTATSLYLEFFKTLGKRVDYYIPDRIAEGYGLNLFAIQNLVNEGVQLLITADCGTTSVKEISWAQENGMDVIVTDHHQPPPETPPAYALINPHREDGEYPFTGLCAVGIAFKLVQGYFLKMENSRPALDERLIPYLDLVALGTIADVAPLRGENRFLVKEGLKVLSQTPRLGLDVLKKVCGVNNRPVNVGTVGFVLGPRINAGGRMANANEGVVLLTTSSAEEAQRAALYLNQQNQERQRIEAEILKEANEKIAAEVNFDKEKALVLASPRWHPGVIGIIASRLVERYYRPTIIISINPDGVGKGSARSIPSFHLYQGLLQCSELMEGFGGHKYAAGLTIRAEKIDSLREKFSSLVEKTLTPEELEPCLMIDAEVQLDDLNLQLTDELETLSPYGAANPEPVFMTRSLEPLFPRVVGKDHLKMRVQRGTLSCDAIGFQMGSVFSNLLRQEVRIDMAFSLIQDIWRGEKKLQLRIRDLRNPMGSVEEKRI; from the coding sequence ATGATGAGATTAGGAAAAAGTTGGAAGAAGCGAGAAGGCTCTAAAGATCTTCAGTGGATATTAAGTGACACTTTGAAAGTTAGCCCCATTATTGCCAGAATTTTAATAAACCGTGGCATAACCTCCCCGGAGGAAGCCCAGGACTTTATAAATTCCGGCCCATCTTCTCTTCACCCCCCTTTTCTGTTGCCGGACCTTTCCAAAGCCTTGGACCGGATATTAATGGCCCTCCAAAAGGGGGAAAAAGTCGTTATATATGGGGATTATGATGTAGATGGAGTCACGGCCACCTCTCTCTATTTAGAATTTTTTAAAACCCTGGGGAAAAGAGTGGACTATTATATTCCTGACCGTATAGCTGAAGGATATGGTTTAAACCTATTCGCCATTCAAAACCTGGTCAATGAAGGAGTCCAACTACTTATAACGGCCGATTGTGGAACGACCTCCGTTAAGGAGATTTCATGGGCGCAGGAAAATGGAATGGATGTAATTGTAACGGATCACCATCAACCTCCACCGGAAACCCCTCCCGCTTATGCCTTAATTAATCCCCACCGCGAGGATGGGGAATATCCTTTCACTGGATTATGTGCGGTGGGTATTGCTTTTAAATTGGTTCAAGGGTATTTCCTTAAAATGGAGAACTCCCGTCCCGCTTTGGATGAACGGTTAATTCCCTATTTGGACTTGGTGGCACTCGGTACGATTGCTGATGTTGCCCCCCTTCGGGGTGAAAATCGGTTCCTTGTAAAAGAAGGTTTGAAGGTGCTTTCGCAAACCCCGCGGTTGGGGTTAGATGTCCTTAAAAAAGTGTGCGGGGTGAATAACCGTCCAGTGAATGTGGGAACGGTAGGGTTTGTTTTGGGCCCCCGAATCAATGCCGGAGGGCGGATGGCCAATGCCAATGAAGGTGTTGTTCTATTAACCACCTCTTCCGCGGAGGAAGCACAAAGGGCAGCCCTTTACTTAAATCAACAAAATCAGGAGCGCCAGCGAATTGAAGCGGAAATTCTTAAGGAAGCCAATGAAAAAATTGCCGCGGAGGTTAATTTTGATAAGGAAAAAGCGTTGGTTTTGGCCTCCCCGCGATGGCATCCTGGGGTTATTGGAATCATTGCTTCACGATTGGTAGAGCGATATTACCGTCCAACGATTATTATTTCCATTAATCCAGATGGGGTGGGGAAAGGCTCCGCTCGGAGTATTCCCTCTTTCCATTTATATCAAGGGTTGCTCCAATGTTCAGAACTTATGGAGGGGTTTGGGGGCCACAAATATGCTGCAGGGCTTACCATCCGGGCCGAAAAAATTGATTCTCTTCGGGAAAAATTTTCATCCCTTGTTGAAAAAACGCTAACTCCAGAGGAATTGGAGCCTTGCCTGATGATTGATGCAGAGGTCCAACTGGATGATTTAAATCTGCAGCTTACGGATGAGCTCGAAACACTATCCCCGTACGGGGCTGCCAATCCGGAACCGGTTTTTATGACAAGGTCTCTAGAACCCTTATTCCCCAGAGTAGTCGGGAAAGATCATTTGAAAATGCGGGTTCAAAGGGGAACCCTGAGTTGTGACGCAATCGGATTTCAAATGGGATCTGTTTTTTCCAATCTTCTGAGGCAGGAGGTTCGGATTGATATGGCTTTCTCTTTAATTCAGGATATTTGGAGGGGTGAAAAAAAACTTCAGCTCCGAATCCGGGACCTGCGAAATCCAATGGGTTCGGTGGAAGAAAAACGTATTTAG
- a CDS encoding bifunctional (p)ppGpp synthetase/guanosine-3',5'-bis(diphosphate) 3'-pyrophosphohydrolase: MEQSVEQLIKRVLSYNPQAEVENIRKAFEVSAKAHQGQTRRSGEPYVKHPIEVASILTDLKLDVPSIVAGFLHDTVEDTHLSLEEVEKEFGSEISLLVEGVTKISKIRFTTHEERQAENFRKMLLSMSEDIRVILIKLADRLHNMRTLQHLPELKQKRIAQETLDIYAPLANRLGIGWIKSELEDLCFSFLKNEVYKKLSKKVAKKREERERYLQEVIEVVKKSLKEYGLPGQVVGRSKHIYGIYQKMERQGIPFDEVYDLAGVRIITDSVVNCYAIFGMVHSLWRPVPGRFKDYIGVPKSNRYQSLHTTVHGPTGERVEFQIRSQEMHHIAEEGIAAHWKYKEKGKIDSKDDKVFAWLRQMVEWQHELADQRQFMDSLKVNLFPDVVYVFTPKGEVKELVKGSTPVDFAYSIHTEIGHRCVGAKIDGKIVPLKYPLKSGDRVEIITTPIHTPSKDWLKFVKTSRAKARIKHWIKIEERKRSLEIGKRLLEREMRKNHLSPSECFKSEKLLNVGKEMGIENVEELIVTLGYGRVSPHQVVNRLLSDEKLKEGLKEKLARKIGLPQQGVKIKGVGDILIHFSKCCNPVPGDQIIGFITRGRGLSIHSVDCPNIDELDYDKDRLMDVDWDTEGTVMHPVKISVLTVDRPGLLASVSSSISSAKANISHAQINTTDDQRAVLKFVVNIQNKAHLDKVLKKIEQVEGVLQAHRVRQG, encoded by the coding sequence ATGGAACAATCGGTTGAACAATTAATCAAAAGGGTGTTGTCCTACAATCCCCAGGCTGAAGTTGAAAATATTCGCAAGGCCTTTGAGGTATCGGCCAAAGCCCATCAGGGACAAACCCGACGCTCAGGGGAGCCTTATGTGAAACACCCCATTGAGGTGGCTTCCATTCTTACTGATTTGAAGTTGGATGTTCCTTCCATTGTGGCGGGTTTTTTGCACGATACTGTTGAAGATACTCACCTTTCCCTCGAGGAAGTGGAAAAAGAGTTTGGTTCTGAAATTTCTTTATTGGTCGAAGGGGTTACTAAAATCAGTAAAATCCGTTTTACCACCCATGAAGAACGACAAGCTGAGAATTTTAGAAAAATGCTTCTTTCTATGTCTGAGGATATTCGGGTGATTTTAATTAAATTAGCTGATCGTTTGCATAATATGAGAACCCTTCAACACCTTCCCGAACTCAAGCAAAAAAGAATTGCCCAGGAAACTTTGGATATTTATGCCCCCCTTGCCAACCGTTTAGGAATTGGTTGGATTAAAAGTGAACTGGAAGACCTTTGCTTTTCTTTTCTAAAAAACGAGGTCTATAAAAAACTGAGTAAAAAAGTAGCTAAGAAACGGGAGGAAAGGGAGCGTTATCTTCAGGAAGTGATTGAAGTGGTGAAAAAGAGTCTTAAAGAATACGGTTTGCCCGGTCAGGTGGTAGGCCGGTCAAAACATATTTACGGAATTTATCAGAAAATGGAACGTCAGGGAATTCCCTTTGACGAAGTTTATGATCTGGCCGGGGTCAGAATTATTACTGATTCAGTTGTGAACTGTTATGCCATATTTGGGATGGTTCATTCCCTTTGGCGTCCGGTCCCTGGGCGGTTTAAAGATTATATAGGGGTTCCGAAATCTAACCGGTATCAATCCCTTCATACCACCGTCCATGGACCTACAGGGGAGAGGGTAGAGTTCCAAATACGGAGCCAGGAAATGCACCACATTGCGGAAGAGGGAATTGCCGCTCATTGGAAATACAAGGAAAAGGGAAAAATTGATTCCAAAGATGATAAGGTGTTTGCGTGGCTTCGCCAAATGGTGGAGTGGCAGCATGAATTGGCGGATCAACGGCAATTTATGGATTCTTTGAAGGTTAACCTTTTTCCAGATGTTGTTTATGTGTTTACCCCGAAAGGGGAGGTTAAGGAATTGGTGAAAGGGTCTACCCCGGTTGATTTTGCGTATAGTATCCATACCGAGATCGGCCATCGCTGCGTGGGGGCAAAAATTGATGGAAAGATTGTGCCGTTGAAGTACCCTTTGAAGAGTGGGGACCGAGTGGAAATCATAACCACTCCCATCCATACCCCCAGTAAAGATTGGTTAAAATTTGTCAAAACCTCCCGGGCCAAGGCTCGGATAAAACATTGGATAAAGATAGAAGAGCGTAAGAGAAGTTTGGAAATTGGTAAACGGCTTTTGGAACGGGAAATGAGGAAAAACCACCTGAGTCCCAGTGAGTGTTTTAAGTCCGAGAAATTATTAAATGTGGGAAAGGAAATGGGAATTGAAAACGTGGAGGAACTGATTGTCACTCTTGGTTATGGAAGGGTTTCTCCCCACCAGGTTGTCAACCGATTGCTTTCGGATGAAAAATTAAAAGAAGGCTTAAAAGAAAAGCTGGCCCGAAAAATAGGTCTTCCCCAACAGGGGGTAAAAATAAAAGGGGTGGGGGATATTTTGATTCATTTTTCCAAGTGTTGTAATCCCGTCCCGGGAGACCAGATCATCGGGTTTATTACGCGGGGTAGGGGACTTTCCATTCATTCGGTAGATTGTCCCAACATTGATGAATTGGATTACGATAAAGACCGTCTAATGGATGTGGATTGGGATACCGAGGGAACGGTCATGCATCCCGTTAAAATTTCCGTTCTTACGGTGGATCGCCCGGGGCTTTTGGCAAGTGTTTCCTCATCCATTAGTTCCGCTAAGGCAAATATTAGTCATGCTCAAATTAATACAACCGATGACCAGCGAGCTGTTTTAAAGTTCGTGGTCAATATCCAAAATAAAGCTCACCTGGATAAGGTTCTTAAAAAAATTGAACAGGTCGAAGGGGTTTTACAGGCCCACCGGGTTCGACAAGGGTAA
- a CDS encoding SLC13 family permease, translating to MEGLSAEGKKVLAIAFLMAFWWMTEAIPLYATALIPLAAFPLLGIMRAGDLASSYGHHYIYFFMGGFFLAKAIEKWNLHGRMALSIISFVGTSPRGIIFGIMAATAFLSMWISDTASTMVMFPIGLAILFHVENALKLSPSENDLDYKNFASCLILSIAYASLIGGIGTLIGTPPNIVFASAIKTLYPEAPEVTFFKWMMVGLPLTLVFLPLTWVYLTRFALPVKLAEIPGGQELIQNKRKELGLMTKGEKFTSVIFILAIIGWVFRKNIEVGAFTIPGWAPLFGLENHVNDSTVAILAALILFILPVDLKKKEFVLDWEHAKEIPWGILILFGGGIALASAIQSSGLSQWIGEGLAVLEGLPIVLVILGICLVMTFLTQVTSNTAISTVFMPIMGSMAVAMEVNPMLFMVPTAMAASCAFMLPVATPPTAIVFGSGYISITQMAKAGLGLNLIGALLITLVVYLIAVPVLGISFSGLPHWVGF from the coding sequence ATGGAAGGGTTAAGTGCAGAAGGCAAAAAAGTACTTGCGATTGCTTTTTTAATGGCCTTTTGGTGGATGACCGAGGCTATTCCTTTGTATGCCACAGCGCTGATTCCCTTAGCTGCCTTTCCTCTTTTGGGCATTATGAGGGCGGGGGATTTGGCCTCTTCCTATGGTCATCATTACATTTACTTTTTTATGGGAGGTTTTTTTCTAGCCAAGGCCATTGAAAAATGGAATCTTCATGGGCGAATGGCCCTATCCATTATTTCTTTCGTCGGAACAAGTCCTCGAGGAATTATTTTTGGAATCATGGCTGCTACGGCTTTTTTATCCATGTGGATTTCGGATACAGCTTCTACGATGGTGATGTTTCCCATCGGGTTGGCGATTTTATTCCACGTTGAAAACGCTTTAAAACTGAGCCCATCTGAAAATGATCTTGATTACAAAAATTTTGCTTCCTGTTTGATTTTAAGCATCGCTTATGCATCCTTGATCGGAGGCATTGGCACTTTGATTGGGACTCCTCCAAATATTGTTTTTGCAAGTGCCATCAAAACGCTTTATCCGGAGGCCCCCGAGGTCACTTTTTTCAAGTGGATGATGGTCGGGTTGCCGTTGACCCTTGTTTTTCTTCCCCTGACTTGGGTTTATCTGACCCGATTTGCGCTTCCCGTCAAATTAGCGGAAATTCCAGGAGGCCAGGAGCTGATTCAAAACAAACGAAAAGAACTTGGACTGATGACAAAAGGAGAGAAATTTACCTCGGTTATTTTTATCCTAGCAATTATCGGTTGGGTTTTTCGAAAGAATATAGAGGTGGGGGCATTTACGATTCCCGGTTGGGCCCCTCTTTTTGGTTTAGAAAACCATGTCAATGATTCCACCGTGGCTATTTTAGCCGCTTTAATCTTATTTATCCTTCCTGTGGATTTAAAAAAAAAGGAATTTGTTTTGGATTGGGAGCATGCCAAAGAGATTCCCTGGGGAATTCTAATCCTGTTTGGAGGTGGGATTGCCTTGGCCTCTGCCATCCAGTCCAGTGGGCTTTCCCAATGGATTGGAGAGGGGTTGGCTGTTTTAGAGGGATTGCCCATCGTTTTGGTCATTTTGGGGATTTGCTTGGTAATGACCTTTTTGACGCAAGTGACTTCTAATACAGCGATCTCCACTGTCTTTATGCCCATAATGGGTTCCATGGCCGTGGCCATGGAAGTCAATCCGATGCTGTTTATGGTTCCCACCGCGATGGCCGCCTCCTGCGCCTTTATGCTTCCCGTGGCTACCCCACCCACAGCCATTGTATTTGGGAGTGGTTACATTTCAATTACACAGATGGCCAAGGCGGGCTTAGGGCTTAATCTGATCGGGGCCTTACTCATCACGTTAGTGGTTTATCTGATTGCTGTACCCGTCCTAGGGATTTCGTTCTCTGGTTTGCCCCATTGGGTTGGATTTTAA
- a CDS encoding DUF192 domain-containing protein translates to MGRKNQKLKTTTFIISLILIFIGFWGLREIYSTPNPSQKKQGIIPHGLETLVLPSGSILYAEIADTFSKRKQGLMFRKDLPSDRGMLFFYPKPGGYRIWMKNCFISLDILWLNSNKEIIELKENAPPCQKDPCPIYGTTHNAQYILEAASGTIKTHHLVLGTRFQFKERKVKN, encoded by the coding sequence ATGGGAAGGAAAAATCAGAAACTAAAAACCACAACCTTCATCATATCCCTGATCTTAATTTTTATCGGTTTTTGGGGCCTAAGGGAAATATATTCTACCCCCAACCCCTCTCAAAAAAAACAGGGGATCATACCCCATGGTCTTGAAACTCTTGTTTTACCTTCGGGTTCTATCCTTTATGCTGAAATCGCCGACACTTTTTCAAAAAGGAAACAGGGCCTCATGTTTCGCAAAGACCTCCCCTCGGATAGAGGAATGTTGTTCTTTTACCCAAAGCCCGGTGGGTATCGGATTTGGATGAAAAACTGCTTTATTTCACTGGATATTCTTTGGTTAAATTCCAATAAAGAAATTATTGAATTGAAGGAAAATGCCCCCCCCTGTCAAAAAGACCCCTGTCCAATTTATGGAACCACCCATAATGCACAGTATATTCTGGAAGCTGCATCCGGAACGATAAAAACCCACCATCTTGTCCTAGGTACCCGATTTCAATTTAAAGAAAGGAAAGTAAAAAATTAA
- a CDS encoding cob(I)yrinic acid a,c-diamide adenosyltransferase yields the protein MAIRIRRVYTRTGDQGTTSLVGGKRVPKDAQRIEAYGCVDELNAIVGMTRAFNRKIKRVEAKEVEIKLRVIQNELFDAGSELATPQEVFIKGMPQIEKEQIRRLEQEMDLYQKEVLPLKSFVLPGGGIISSLLHHCRTVCRRTEREIFRLGNSDKINPHVFIYINRLSDWFFVLSRWVSKRYGEKESLWERGLSKGPPLLKRKKKPIRRK from the coding sequence ATGGCTATACGTATTCGTAGGGTTTATACCAGAACAGGCGATCAGGGAACGACCTCATTGGTTGGAGGTAAGAGGGTCCCAAAAGACGCACAAAGGATTGAGGCCTATGGGTGTGTGGATGAACTCAACGCTATTGTGGGAATGACACGGGCGTTTAATCGAAAAATAAAGAGGGTAGAAGCCAAAGAGGTTGAAATTAAATTGAGGGTCATACAAAATGAATTGTTTGATGCGGGAAGTGAATTGGCAACTCCCCAAGAAGTTTTTATTAAGGGAATGCCCCAGATAGAAAAGGAACAAATCAGAAGGTTGGAACAGGAAATGGATCTGTATCAAAAAGAGGTTTTGCCTTTAAAATCTTTTGTCCTTCCTGGTGGGGGAATTATCAGCAGCCTTTTACACCATTGTCGAACGGTTTGCCGAAGAACGGAACGGGAGATTTTTCGTTTGGGAAATTCAGACAAAATAAACCCTCACGTTTTTATTTATATTAATCGATTAAGTGATTGGTTTTTTGTTCTTTCCAGATGGGTTTCGAAGCGATATGGAGAAAAGGAATCCCTTTGGGAAAGGGGGCTGAGTAAAGGTCCTCCTCTATTAAAAAGAAAAAAAAAACCTATTCGAAGAAAGTAA